In Sander lucioperca isolate FBNREF2018 chromosome 12, SLUC_FBN_1.2, whole genome shotgun sequence, one DNA window encodes the following:
- the hnf4a gene encoding hepatocyte nuclear factor 4-alpha isoform X2, giving the protein MELPFDSSPTESTNMNASGHLGAGSLCAICGDRATGKHYGASSCDGCKGFFRRSVRKNHMYSCRFNRQCIVDKDKRNQCRYCRLKKCFRAGMKKEAVQNERDRISTRRSSYEDSSLPSINALIQADVLSRQITSPAPILNGDIRTKKIAAITDVCESMKQQLLVLVEWAKYIPAFCDLALDDQVALLRAHAGEQLLLGVAKRSMLYKDILLLGNDHIIPRNCPELELGRVAVRILDELVLPFQDLQIDDNEYACLKAIVFFDPDAKGLSDPGKIKRMRYQVQVSLEDYINDRQYDSRGRFGELLLLLPTLQSITWQMIEQIQFVKLFGMAKIDNLLQEMLLGGSANEAPHAPHSLHPHLVQEHLSSNIIVTSNMPTPIHNCQISTPETPIPSPPTASSSEHYKLAQGVIATVPKQPTSIPQPTITKQEAI; this is encoded by the exons ACTCCTCGCCGACTGAAAGCACTAACATGAACGCGAGCGGCCACCTGGGGGCAGGCAGCCTGTGTGCCATATGTGGAGACAGAGCCACCGGCAAACACTACGGGGCCTCCAGCTGTGACGGCTGCAAGGGCTTCTTTAGACGCAGCGTCCGCAAAAACCACATGTACTCGTGCAG GTTCAACAGACAATGCATCGTGGACAAAGACAAGCGAAATCAGTGCAGATACTGCAGACTGAAGAAATGCTTCAGAGCCGGCATGAAGAAAGAAG ctgTACAGAATGAACGAGACAGAATCAGCACCAGGAGATCCAGCTACGAAGACAGCAGTCTACCGTCCATCAATGCACTCATCCAGGCAGACGTACTCTCCAGACAG atcacctcccccgctcctatACTCAACGGCGACATAAGGACCAAAAAGATCGCCGCCATCACAGATGTCTGCGAGTCCATGAAACAGCAGCTGTTGGTTTTGGTGGAGTGGGCCAAGTACATCCCAGCCTTCTGTGACCTGGCCCTGGATGACCAG GTGGCGTTGCTGCGAGCTCATGCTGGGGAACAACTCTTGCTCGGCGTTGCAAAGAGGTCCATGCTTTACAAAGACATCCTCTTATTAG GAAATGACCACATCATTCCCAGGAACTGCCCGGAGCTGGAGTTGGGCCGGGTAGCGGTGAGAATCCTGGATGAGCTGGTGCTTCCCTTCCAGGACCTCCAGATAGACGACAACGAATACGCCTGCTTGAAAGCCATAGTTTTCTTTGACCCAG ACGCTAAAGGTCTGAGCGACCCTGGAAAGATCAAGCGGATGCGATACCAGGTCCAGGTCAGCCTGGAAGACTACATCAACGACCGGCAGTACGACTCGCGGGGCCGCTTCggggagctgctgctgctgctgcccacACTGCAGAGCATCACCTGGCAGATGATCGAGCAGATCCAGTTTGTTAAACTCTTCGGCATGGCCAAGATCGACAACCTGCTACAGGAAATGCTTCTCGGAG GTTCTGCCAATGAGGCTCCACACGCACCTCACTCCCTGCACCCTCACCTGGTTCAGGAGCACCTCAGCAGCAACATCATAGTGACCAGCAACATGCCAACGCCCATCCATAACTGTCAAATCT CCACTCCTGAAACCCCAATCCCGTCTCCGCCTACTGCCTCGAGCTCAGAACATTATAAACTGGCTCAGGGGGTCATAGCCACCGTGCCCAAGCAGCCAACCTCCATCCCTCAGCCTACTATTACAAAGCAAGAGGCCATCTAA
- the hnf4a gene encoding hepatocyte nuclear factor 4-alpha isoform X3: MYGQDGTLHFIDPGTDSSPTESTNMNASGHLGAGSLCAICGDRATGKHYGASSCDGCKGFFRRSVRKNHMYSCRFNRQCIVDKDKRNQCRYCRLKKCFRAGMKKEAVQNERDRISTRRSSYEDSSLPSINALIQADVLSRQITSPAPILNGDIRTKKIAAITDVCESMKQQLLVLVEWAKYIPAFCDLALDDQVALLRAHAGEQLLLGVAKRSMLYKDILLLGNDHIIPRNCPELELGRVAVRILDELVLPFQDLQIDDNEYACLKAIVFFDPDAKGLSDPGKIKRMRYQVQVSLEDYINDRQYDSRGRFGELLLLLPTLQSITWQMIEQIQFVKLFGMAKIDNLLQEMLLGGSANEAPHAPHSLHPHLVQEHLSSNIIVTSNMPTPIHNCQISTPETPIPSPPTASSSEHYKLAQGVIATVPKQPTSIPQPTITKQEAI, from the exons ACTCCTCGCCGACTGAAAGCACTAACATGAACGCGAGCGGCCACCTGGGGGCAGGCAGCCTGTGTGCCATATGTGGAGACAGAGCCACCGGCAAACACTACGGGGCCTCCAGCTGTGACGGCTGCAAGGGCTTCTTTAGACGCAGCGTCCGCAAAAACCACATGTACTCGTGCAG GTTCAACAGACAATGCATCGTGGACAAAGACAAGCGAAATCAGTGCAGATACTGCAGACTGAAGAAATGCTTCAGAGCCGGCATGAAGAAAGAAG ctgTACAGAATGAACGAGACAGAATCAGCACCAGGAGATCCAGCTACGAAGACAGCAGTCTACCGTCCATCAATGCACTCATCCAGGCAGACGTACTCTCCAGACAG atcacctcccccgctcctatACTCAACGGCGACATAAGGACCAAAAAGATCGCCGCCATCACAGATGTCTGCGAGTCCATGAAACAGCAGCTGTTGGTTTTGGTGGAGTGGGCCAAGTACATCCCAGCCTTCTGTGACCTGGCCCTGGATGACCAG GTGGCGTTGCTGCGAGCTCATGCTGGGGAACAACTCTTGCTCGGCGTTGCAAAGAGGTCCATGCTTTACAAAGACATCCTCTTATTAG GAAATGACCACATCATTCCCAGGAACTGCCCGGAGCTGGAGTTGGGCCGGGTAGCGGTGAGAATCCTGGATGAGCTGGTGCTTCCCTTCCAGGACCTCCAGATAGACGACAACGAATACGCCTGCTTGAAAGCCATAGTTTTCTTTGACCCAG ACGCTAAAGGTCTGAGCGACCCTGGAAAGATCAAGCGGATGCGATACCAGGTCCAGGTCAGCCTGGAAGACTACATCAACGACCGGCAGTACGACTCGCGGGGCCGCTTCggggagctgctgctgctgctgcccacACTGCAGAGCATCACCTGGCAGATGATCGAGCAGATCCAGTTTGTTAAACTCTTCGGCATGGCCAAGATCGACAACCTGCTACAGGAAATGCTTCTCGGAG GTTCTGCCAATGAGGCTCCACACGCACCTCACTCCCTGCACCCTCACCTGGTTCAGGAGCACCTCAGCAGCAACATCATAGTGACCAGCAACATGCCAACGCCCATCCATAACTGTCAAATCT CCACTCCTGAAACCCCAATCCCGTCTCCGCCTACTGCCTCGAGCTCAGAACATTATAAACTGGCTCAGGGGGTCATAGCCACCGTGCCCAAGCAGCCAACCTCCATCCCTCAGCCTACTATTACAAAGCAAGAGGCCATCTAA
- the hnf4a gene encoding hepatocyte nuclear factor 4-alpha isoform X4, whose protein sequence is MYGQDGTLHFIDPDSSPTESTNMNASGHLGAGSLCAICGDRATGKHYGASSCDGCKGFFRRSVRKNHMYSCRFNRQCIVDKDKRNQCRYCRLKKCFRAGMKKEAVQNERDRISTRRSSYEDSSLPSINALIQADVLSRQITSPAPILNGDIRTKKIAAITDVCESMKQQLLVLVEWAKYIPAFCDLALDDQVALLRAHAGEQLLLGVAKRSMLYKDILLLGNDHIIPRNCPELELGRVAVRILDELVLPFQDLQIDDNEYACLKAIVFFDPDAKGLSDPGKIKRMRYQVQVSLEDYINDRQYDSRGRFGELLLLLPTLQSITWQMIEQIQFVKLFGMAKIDNLLQEMLLGGSANEAPHAPHSLHPHLVQEHLSSNIIVTSNMPTPIHNCQISTPETPIPSPPTASSSEHYKLAQGVIATVPKQPTSIPQPTITKQEAI, encoded by the exons ACTCCTCGCCGACTGAAAGCACTAACATGAACGCGAGCGGCCACCTGGGGGCAGGCAGCCTGTGTGCCATATGTGGAGACAGAGCCACCGGCAAACACTACGGGGCCTCCAGCTGTGACGGCTGCAAGGGCTTCTTTAGACGCAGCGTCCGCAAAAACCACATGTACTCGTGCAG GTTCAACAGACAATGCATCGTGGACAAAGACAAGCGAAATCAGTGCAGATACTGCAGACTGAAGAAATGCTTCAGAGCCGGCATGAAGAAAGAAG ctgTACAGAATGAACGAGACAGAATCAGCACCAGGAGATCCAGCTACGAAGACAGCAGTCTACCGTCCATCAATGCACTCATCCAGGCAGACGTACTCTCCAGACAG atcacctcccccgctcctatACTCAACGGCGACATAAGGACCAAAAAGATCGCCGCCATCACAGATGTCTGCGAGTCCATGAAACAGCAGCTGTTGGTTTTGGTGGAGTGGGCCAAGTACATCCCAGCCTTCTGTGACCTGGCCCTGGATGACCAG GTGGCGTTGCTGCGAGCTCATGCTGGGGAACAACTCTTGCTCGGCGTTGCAAAGAGGTCCATGCTTTACAAAGACATCCTCTTATTAG GAAATGACCACATCATTCCCAGGAACTGCCCGGAGCTGGAGTTGGGCCGGGTAGCGGTGAGAATCCTGGATGAGCTGGTGCTTCCCTTCCAGGACCTCCAGATAGACGACAACGAATACGCCTGCTTGAAAGCCATAGTTTTCTTTGACCCAG ACGCTAAAGGTCTGAGCGACCCTGGAAAGATCAAGCGGATGCGATACCAGGTCCAGGTCAGCCTGGAAGACTACATCAACGACCGGCAGTACGACTCGCGGGGCCGCTTCggggagctgctgctgctgctgcccacACTGCAGAGCATCACCTGGCAGATGATCGAGCAGATCCAGTTTGTTAAACTCTTCGGCATGGCCAAGATCGACAACCTGCTACAGGAAATGCTTCTCGGAG GTTCTGCCAATGAGGCTCCACACGCACCTCACTCCCTGCACCCTCACCTGGTTCAGGAGCACCTCAGCAGCAACATCATAGTGACCAGCAACATGCCAACGCCCATCCATAACTGTCAAATCT CCACTCCTGAAACCCCAATCCCGTCTCCGCCTACTGCCTCGAGCTCAGAACATTATAAACTGGCTCAGGGGGTCATAGCCACCGTGCCCAAGCAGCCAACCTCCATCCCTCAGCCTACTATTACAAAGCAAGAGGCCATCTAA
- the hnf4a gene encoding hepatocyte nuclear factor 4-alpha isoform X1, whose product MDMADYSEALDPAYTTLEFENMQVLPLGSDSSPTESTNMNASGHLGAGSLCAICGDRATGKHYGASSCDGCKGFFRRSVRKNHMYSCRFNRQCIVDKDKRNQCRYCRLKKCFRAGMKKEAVQNERDRISTRRSSYEDSSLPSINALIQADVLSRQITSPAPILNGDIRTKKIAAITDVCESMKQQLLVLVEWAKYIPAFCDLALDDQVALLRAHAGEQLLLGVAKRSMLYKDILLLGNDHIIPRNCPELELGRVAVRILDELVLPFQDLQIDDNEYACLKAIVFFDPDAKGLSDPGKIKRMRYQVQVSLEDYINDRQYDSRGRFGELLLLLPTLQSITWQMIEQIQFVKLFGMAKIDNLLQEMLLGGSANEAPHAPHSLHPHLVQEHLSSNIIVTSNMPTPIHNCQISTPETPIPSPPTASSSEHYKLAQGVIATVPKQPTSIPQPTITKQEAI is encoded by the exons ATGGACATGGCAGACTACAGCGAGGCTCTGGACCCGGCCTACACCACTCTGGAGTTCGAAAACATGCAAGTGCTCCCCTTGGGCTCAG ACTCCTCGCCGACTGAAAGCACTAACATGAACGCGAGCGGCCACCTGGGGGCAGGCAGCCTGTGTGCCATATGTGGAGACAGAGCCACCGGCAAACACTACGGGGCCTCCAGCTGTGACGGCTGCAAGGGCTTCTTTAGACGCAGCGTCCGCAAAAACCACATGTACTCGTGCAG GTTCAACAGACAATGCATCGTGGACAAAGACAAGCGAAATCAGTGCAGATACTGCAGACTGAAGAAATGCTTCAGAGCCGGCATGAAGAAAGAAG ctgTACAGAATGAACGAGACAGAATCAGCACCAGGAGATCCAGCTACGAAGACAGCAGTCTACCGTCCATCAATGCACTCATCCAGGCAGACGTACTCTCCAGACAG atcacctcccccgctcctatACTCAACGGCGACATAAGGACCAAAAAGATCGCCGCCATCACAGATGTCTGCGAGTCCATGAAACAGCAGCTGTTGGTTTTGGTGGAGTGGGCCAAGTACATCCCAGCCTTCTGTGACCTGGCCCTGGATGACCAG GTGGCGTTGCTGCGAGCTCATGCTGGGGAACAACTCTTGCTCGGCGTTGCAAAGAGGTCCATGCTTTACAAAGACATCCTCTTATTAG GAAATGACCACATCATTCCCAGGAACTGCCCGGAGCTGGAGTTGGGCCGGGTAGCGGTGAGAATCCTGGATGAGCTGGTGCTTCCCTTCCAGGACCTCCAGATAGACGACAACGAATACGCCTGCTTGAAAGCCATAGTTTTCTTTGACCCAG ACGCTAAAGGTCTGAGCGACCCTGGAAAGATCAAGCGGATGCGATACCAGGTCCAGGTCAGCCTGGAAGACTACATCAACGACCGGCAGTACGACTCGCGGGGCCGCTTCggggagctgctgctgctgctgcccacACTGCAGAGCATCACCTGGCAGATGATCGAGCAGATCCAGTTTGTTAAACTCTTCGGCATGGCCAAGATCGACAACCTGCTACAGGAAATGCTTCTCGGAG GTTCTGCCAATGAGGCTCCACACGCACCTCACTCCCTGCACCCTCACCTGGTTCAGGAGCACCTCAGCAGCAACATCATAGTGACCAGCAACATGCCAACGCCCATCCATAACTGTCAAATCT CCACTCCTGAAACCCCAATCCCGTCTCCGCCTACTGCCTCGAGCTCAGAACATTATAAACTGGCTCAGGGGGTCATAGCCACCGTGCCCAAGCAGCCAACCTCCATCCCTCAGCCTACTATTACAAAGCAAGAGGCCATCTAA